In a single window of the Pedococcus dokdonensis genome:
- the coaBC gene encoding bifunctional phosphopantothenoylcysteine decarboxylase/phosphopantothenate--cysteine ligase CoaBC — MARIVLGVSGGIAAYKACSLLRLFTESGHDVTVVPTESALQFVGAPTWEALSGKPVHTGVWESVHEVPHVRLGQSADLVVVAPATADLLARAAHGLAGDLLTNVLLTARCPVVMAPAMHTEMWDHAATQANVSTLAERGIHIIPPASGRLTGADTGPGRLPEPEALYAVCERILAHPAPHTGAAASPPARGPLAGRRVVVSAGGTREPLDPVRYLGNRSSGKQGYALAAVAARRGAEVTLVSANAALTAPAGVTVVPVTTALELESAVQRAAEDADVVVMAAAVADFRPAHYADAKIKKTHDPADPDAAPTIELVRNPDILAGLVEARGEDASPVIVGFAAETGDEHGDVLNHGRAKLARKGCDLLVVNEVGVDKTFGHDDNTVHILRQGSSHVVDAGPASKEDVAAAVWDAVQQIL; from the coding sequence ATGGCGCGCATCGTGCTCGGTGTCAGCGGTGGCATCGCGGCCTACAAGGCCTGTTCGCTGCTGCGCCTGTTCACCGAGTCCGGCCACGACGTCACGGTCGTGCCGACCGAGTCGGCGCTCCAGTTCGTCGGCGCCCCCACCTGGGAGGCCCTGTCCGGCAAGCCGGTGCACACCGGCGTCTGGGAGTCGGTCCACGAGGTGCCGCACGTGCGGCTCGGTCAGAGCGCCGACCTCGTCGTGGTGGCGCCGGCCACCGCCGACCTGCTCGCCCGCGCCGCGCACGGGCTGGCCGGTGACCTGCTCACCAACGTGCTCCTGACGGCCCGCTGCCCGGTCGTGATGGCCCCGGCCATGCACACCGAGATGTGGGACCACGCCGCGACGCAGGCCAACGTGTCCACCCTGGCCGAGCGCGGCATACACATCATCCCGCCGGCGTCCGGACGCCTCACCGGCGCCGACACCGGCCCCGGCCGCCTCCCCGAGCCCGAGGCGCTGTATGCCGTGTGCGAGCGCATCCTCGCCCACCCCGCCCCGCACACCGGCGCGGCTGCATCGCCACCCGCGCGCGGTCCGCTGGCCGGGCGACGCGTCGTCGTGTCGGCCGGCGGCACCCGCGAGCCGCTCGACCCGGTGCGCTACCTGGGCAACCGCAGCTCGGGCAAGCAGGGATACGCGCTGGCCGCCGTGGCCGCCCGCCGTGGTGCCGAGGTGACTCTCGTGTCCGCCAACGCCGCGCTCACCGCCCCGGCCGGGGTCACGGTCGTGCCGGTGACCACCGCCCTCGAGCTGGAGTCCGCCGTGCAGCGCGCCGCCGAGGACGCCGACGTGGTCGTGATGGCGGCGGCGGTCGCCGACTTCCGGCCGGCCCACTACGCCGACGCCAAGATCAAGAAGACGCACGACCCGGCCGACCCGGACGCCGCCCCCACGATCGAGCTGGTGCGCAACCCCGACATCCTCGCCGGGCTGGTCGAGGCTCGCGGTGAGGACGCCAGCCCGGTCATCGTCGGCTTCGCGGCCGAGACCGGCGACGAGCACGGTGACGTGCTCAACCACGGTCGCGCCAAGCTCGCCCGCAAGGGGTGCGACCTGCTGGTCGTCAACGAGGTCGGCGTCGACAAGACGTTCGGGCACGACGACAACACCGTGCACATCCTGCGCCAGGGCAGCAGTCACGTGGTCGACGCGGGCCCGGCCTCCAAGGAAGACGTGGCTGCCGCGGTGTGGGACGCCGTACAGCAGATCCTCTGA
- the rpoZ gene encoding DNA-directed RNA polymerase subunit omega, translating into MSGTVANPIGITNPPIDDLLTKADSKYALVIYSAKRARQINAYYSQLQEGLLEHVGPLVDSQVHEKPMSIALREINEGLVTSEPIEG; encoded by the coding sequence GTGTCCGGAACCGTCGCCAACCCCATCGGCATCACCAACCCGCCGATCGACGACCTGCTCACCAAGGCCGACTCCAAGTACGCCCTGGTCATCTACTCGGCCAAGCGCGCCCGGCAGATCAACGCCTACTACTCCCAGCTCCAGGAGGGGCTGCTCGAGCACGTCGGCCCGCTGGTCGACAGCCAGGTCCACGAGAAGCCGATGTCCATCGCGCTGCGTGAGATCAACGAGGGCCTGGTCACCTCCGAGCCGATCGAGGGCTGA
- the gmk gene encoding guanylate kinase produces MSRPAPTGDRPRRLVVLAGPTAVGKGTLSAYVRDHFPEVWLSVSATTRKPRPGEVEGTHYHFVDTAEFARMERDGELLESAVVHGVNHYGTPRGPVEQALREHRMALLEIDLQGARQVRATMPEALFVFLAPPSWDELVRRLVGRGTENEEERTRRLETAKVEMAAEDEFDVTIVNDDVRRAAEELVSLLRTH; encoded by the coding sequence GTGAGCCGGCCAGCTCCCACAGGCGACCGCCCCCGGCGGCTCGTCGTGCTCGCCGGTCCCACCGCGGTCGGCAAGGGCACCCTGTCCGCCTACGTCCGCGACCACTTCCCCGAGGTGTGGCTCTCGGTCAGCGCGACCACCCGCAAGCCCCGCCCGGGTGAGGTCGAGGGGACGCACTATCACTTCGTCGACACCGCCGAGTTCGCCCGGATGGAGCGCGACGGCGAGCTGCTGGAGTCCGCGGTCGTGCACGGGGTCAACCACTACGGCACCCCTCGCGGCCCGGTCGAGCAGGCGCTGCGCGAGCACCGGATGGCGCTCCTGGAGATCGACCTGCAGGGGGCCCGCCAGGTGCGGGCCACCATGCCCGAGGCGCTCTTCGTGTTCCTGGCCCCGCCGAGCTGGGACGAGCTCGTGCGTCGACTCGTCGGTCGCGGCACCGAGAACGAGGAGGAGCGCACCCGTCGCCTGGAGACCGCCAAGGTCGAGATGGCGGCCGAGGACGAGTTCGACGTGACCATCGTCAACGACGACGTTCGTCGTGCGGCCGAAGAACTCGTATCATTGTTGCGAACGCACTGA
- the mihF gene encoding integration host factor, actinobacterial type, giving the protein MALPPLTPEQRAAALEKAAVARRERAAVKNRLKYAQGSLKEVISDGKANEVVGKMKVSALLESMPGVGRVRARQIMEEVGISESRRVRGLGANQISALLTRFDEA; this is encoded by the coding sequence GTGGCCCTTCCCCCGTTGACCCCGGAGCAGCGAGCCGCGGCCCTCGAGAAGGCTGCGGTGGCCCGCCGTGAGCGCGCCGCCGTGAAGAACCGGCTGAAGTACGCCCAGGGCTCCCTCAAGGAGGTCATCTCCGACGGCAAGGCGAACGAGGTCGTCGGCAAGATGAAGGTCTCCGCCCTGCTCGAGTCGATGCCCGGGGTGGGGCGCGTCCGCGCCCGCCAGATCATGGAGGAGGTCGGCATCTCCGAGAGCCGTCGCGTCCGTGGCCTCGGCGCCAACCAGATCTCCGCGCTGCTCACCCGCTTCGACGAGGCGTGA
- the pyrF gene encoding orotidine-5'-phosphate decarboxylase: MSTTDSTTDLAMTGLTFGQRLRATTDLHGPLCAGIDPHRTLVESWGLGYDLDGLRRFTDTCVEAFAGQVGVVKPQSAFFEVFGSRGVAVLEEAITALREAGTLVILDAKRGDIGSTMAAYAEAYLGKDAVAPGDAVTVSPYLGFESLRPALDLAAQTGRGVFVLALTSNPEGRSVQHARLRDTSVAESMVTSAASMNAAAAARGELGSVGLVVGATVGTAVQELQLDLAAVNGPLLSPGVGAQGGTSDDLRRVFGDALHNVLPASSREVLSAGPDVTALRDRALETSATLADLLR, translated from the coding sequence ATGAGCACCACGGACAGCACCACCGATCTGGCCATGACCGGACTGACCTTCGGGCAGCGCCTGCGCGCGACCACCGACCTGCACGGCCCCCTGTGTGCGGGGATCGACCCGCACCGCACGTTGGTCGAGTCGTGGGGGCTCGGCTACGACCTCGACGGCTTGCGGCGGTTCACCGACACCTGTGTCGAGGCCTTTGCCGGCCAGGTCGGTGTGGTGAAGCCGCAGTCGGCGTTCTTCGAGGTGTTCGGCTCTCGCGGGGTGGCCGTCCTCGAGGAGGCCATCACGGCTCTGCGCGAGGCCGGCACGCTGGTCATCCTCGACGCCAAGCGGGGCGACATCGGGTCCACCATGGCGGCCTACGCCGAGGCCTACCTCGGCAAGGACGCGGTCGCTCCCGGCGACGCGGTGACCGTCAGCCCCTACCTCGGCTTCGAGTCGCTGCGCCCGGCACTCGACCTGGCCGCCCAGACCGGTCGCGGCGTGTTCGTGCTCGCGCTCACGTCCAACCCGGAAGGTCGCAGCGTGCAACACGCCCGGCTCCGCGACACCAGCGTCGCCGAAAGCATGGTCACCTCGGCGGCGTCCATGAACGCCGCCGCGGCTGCCAGGGGAGAGCTCGGCAGCGTCGGGCTCGTCGTCGGGGCGACCGTGGGCACGGCGGTCCAGGAGCTCCAGCTCGACCTGGCCGCGGTCAACGGGCCGCTGCTCTCCCCCGGGGTCGGCGCCCAGGGTGGCACCAGCGACGACCTGCGGCGGGTCTTCGGCGACGCACTCCACAACGTCCTGCCGGCCAGCAGCCGCGAGGTGCTGTCGGCCGGACCGGACGTGACCGCGCTGCGCGACCGGGCCCTGGAGACCAGCGCGACGCTCGCCGACCTCCTGCGCTGA
- a CDS encoding dihydroorotate dehydrogenase has product MPVDMSTRLGAATLPSPMMTASGCAANGRELARLFDIRELGAFVTKSVMADPRSGRGTPRMAETPSGMLNSIGLQGPGISAFVDTDLAWLKQAGARTLVSIAGNTSGEFADVAATLRASDAFDAVVGVEVNISCPNVANRGLVFACDPMASAKVVALVREQLPRDVPVFAKLTPDVTDIVSIAQACVKAGADGLTMINTLLGMVIDTDRLRPQVAGVTGGLSGPAVRPVAVRAIWQTRAAMVEGRLPTVPIIGVGGVRTGRDALELVAAGASAVQVGTATFNDPSAPVRVGRELAQLLQDKGFERLTDAVGVAHGRMA; this is encoded by the coding sequence ATGCCGGTCGACATGTCGACGCGGCTCGGCGCCGCAACGCTGCCGAGCCCGATGATGACGGCCTCCGGGTGCGCGGCCAACGGGCGCGAGCTGGCCCGGCTCTTCGACATCCGTGAGCTGGGCGCGTTCGTGACCAAGTCGGTGATGGCCGACCCGAGGTCGGGTCGAGGCACGCCGCGGATGGCCGAGACACCGTCGGGCATGCTCAACTCGATCGGCCTCCAGGGCCCGGGCATCTCCGCGTTCGTGGACACGGACCTCGCCTGGCTCAAGCAGGCCGGTGCCCGCACCCTCGTCTCGATCGCCGGCAACACCAGCGGCGAGTTCGCCGACGTGGCCGCCACGCTGCGGGCCAGTGACGCCTTCGACGCCGTGGTCGGGGTCGAGGTCAACATCTCCTGCCCCAACGTGGCGAACCGCGGGCTGGTCTTCGCGTGCGACCCGATGGCCAGTGCCAAGGTGGTCGCGCTCGTCCGCGAGCAGCTGCCCAGGGACGTCCCGGTCTTCGCCAAGCTGACCCCCGACGTGACCGACATCGTCAGCATCGCCCAGGCCTGCGTGAAGGCGGGGGCCGACGGGCTCACCATGATCAACACCCTCCTGGGCATGGTCATCGACACGGACCGCCTGCGGCCCCAGGTGGCCGGGGTGACCGGCGGGCTGTCCGGTCCGGCCGTCCGGCCGGTCGCGGTCCGAGCGATCTGGCAGACCCGGGCGGCCATGGTCGAGGGCCGCCTCCCGACCGTGCCGATCATCGGGGTCGGGGGAGTGCGCACCGGTCGGGACGCCCTCGAGCTGGTGGCGGCCGGGGCGAGTGCGGTCCAGGTCGGCACCGCCACCTTCAACGACCCCAGCGCCCCCGTGCGGGTGGGGCGCGAGCTGGCGCAACTGTTGCAGGACAAGGGCTTCGAGCGGCTGACCGACGCCGTCGGAGTCGCCCACGGGAGGATGGCATGA
- a CDS encoding dihydroorotate dehydrogenase electron transfer subunit: protein MSEASTRHTASEGSGVVQVTGELIATRRVGAYHHLTFVAPGLAELARPGQFVALAVGGDTSANLLRRCFSIHKVSPSGTYGGTVDVVISAVGAGTEWLSSLRAHDEVDIVGPLGRSFPLPTEPVACVLVGGGYGSAPLFWLAESLRERGCHVEMVLGAATESRLFGVVEARRHADGVTVTTDDGTAGTKGWVSDVLPELIRRTSAAVVYGCGPMGMLKSITDVATAEGAVAQVAVEESMACGVGVCMTCVMPVTGNDGVTRMVRSCVEGPVFRGDRVRWDAFSDGLCTVPADAVGAPRAGGH, encoded by the coding sequence GTGAGCGAGGCGAGCACACGGCATACCGCGTCGGAGGGCTCGGGCGTCGTCCAGGTGACCGGCGAGCTGATCGCGACCCGTCGCGTCGGCGCCTACCACCACCTGACCTTCGTCGCGCCGGGGTTGGCCGAGCTGGCCCGCCCGGGCCAGTTCGTGGCCCTGGCGGTCGGAGGCGACACCAGCGCCAACCTGCTGCGGCGCTGCTTCTCGATCCACAAGGTCAGCCCGTCCGGCACCTACGGCGGCACCGTCGACGTGGTGATCTCGGCGGTGGGCGCCGGCACCGAGTGGCTCAGCTCGTTGCGGGCCCACGACGAGGTCGACATCGTCGGGCCGCTCGGACGTTCCTTCCCGCTGCCCACCGAGCCGGTGGCCTGCGTCCTCGTGGGCGGGGGCTACGGCAGTGCACCGCTGTTCTGGCTGGCGGAGTCGCTGCGCGAGCGCGGCTGCCACGTCGAGATGGTCCTCGGCGCGGCCACCGAGTCCCGGCTGTTCGGGGTCGTCGAGGCCCGCCGGCACGCCGACGGCGTCACCGTGACCACCGACGACGGCACCGCCGGCACCAAGGGCTGGGTCTCCGACGTGCTGCCGGAGCTCATCCGGCGCACGAGCGCAGCAGTGGTCTACGGCTGCGGGCCGATGGGCATGCTCAAGTCCATCACCGACGTCGCGACGGCCGAGGGTGCCGTGGCGCAGGTCGCGGTCGAGGAGTCGATGGCCTGCGGTGTGGGTGTCTGCATGACCTGCGTGATGCCCGTGACCGGGAACGACGGGGTCACGAGGATGGTGCGCTCCTGTGTCGAGGGTCCGGTGTTCCGCGGTGACCGGGTGCGCTGGGACGCGTTCTCCGATGGGCTGTGCACCGTCCCGGCCGACGCCGTCGGCGCACCACGGGCGGGGGGTCACTGA
- the carB gene encoding carbamoyl-phosphate synthase large subunit, whose product MPKREDIKSVLVIGSGPIVIGQACEFDYSGTQACRVLREEGIRVILVNSNPATIMTDPEFADATYVEPITPEVVESIIARERPDAVLATLGGQTALNCAIALHESGVLEKYDCPLIGANVEAIQLGEDREKFKGVVERCGAESAKSLICHTMDECLSAATELGYPVVVRPSFTMGGLGSGFAYDETDLRRIAGAGLQYSPVTEVLLEESILGWKEYELEVMRDHADNVVVVCSIENLDPMGVHTGDSITVAPALTLTDREYQRLRDIGIAVIREVGVDTGGCNIQFAVNPVDGRIIVIEMNPRVSRSSALASKATGFPIAKIAAKMAIGYTLDEVPNDITRETPASFEPSLDYIVVKVPRFAFEKFPAADPTLTTTMKSVGEAMAIGRNFTEALQKALRSMERSGSTFHWDGPTPSQEQARTLLHTARTPTDGRIVTVQQAMRGGLSVEEVHEETGIDPWFLDQMALINAIADRVAAAAELTPDLLRLAKRHGFSDTQLAGLRGMPEAVVRGVRHALGVRPVYKTVDTCAAEFAATTPYHYSAYDEETEVAPRERPAVLILGSGPNRIGQGVEFDYSCVHASFALRDAGYDTVMVNCNPETVSTDYDTSSRLYFEPLTLEDVLEVVHAEQQAGPVAGVIVQLGGQTPLGLAKALKEAGVPIVGTSPEAIDLAEDRGAFGRVLAEAQLPAPKHGTAYSAAEAVEVAREIGYPVLVRPSYVLGGRGMEIVYDDDTLATYVTRATVASPEHPVLVDRFLDDAIEIDVDALYDGTEMYLGGIMEHIEEAGIHSGDSACTLPPVTLGVAELERVREATLRLAEGIGVRGLMNVQFALAQDILYVLEANPRASRTVPFVAKATGVPVSKAAARVMLGASIKELREEGLLPPHGDGGSMPSHAPVAVKEAVLPFKRFRTRDGQVVDSLLGPEMRSTGEVMGIDQDFGTAFAKGMLAAGSGLPREGRIFVSVANRDKRAMIFPVKRLADLGFTIVATTGTADVLRRNGIPSEVVHKHSEREAGDSSIVDLILDGQIAMVVNTPSGPNARADGYAIRAATTSMDRPIVTTVQELAAAVQGIEAQMQGDFTVKPLQEHARDLDLYGAGAGGGAA is encoded by the coding sequence GTGCCGAAGCGCGAGGACATCAAGAGCGTCCTGGTCATCGGGTCGGGGCCGATCGTGATCGGCCAGGCCTGCGAGTTCGACTACTCCGGCACCCAGGCGTGCCGGGTGCTGCGGGAGGAGGGCATCCGCGTCATCCTGGTCAACTCCAACCCGGCCACGATCATGACCGACCCCGAGTTCGCAGACGCGACCTACGTCGAGCCGATCACGCCCGAGGTGGTCGAGTCGATCATCGCGCGCGAGCGCCCCGACGCCGTGCTGGCGACCCTCGGCGGGCAGACCGCCCTCAACTGCGCGATCGCGCTGCACGAGTCCGGGGTCCTGGAGAAGTACGACTGCCCGCTGATCGGCGCCAACGTCGAGGCGATCCAGCTCGGCGAGGACCGTGAGAAGTTCAAGGGTGTCGTCGAGCGCTGTGGTGCGGAGTCGGCGAAGTCGCTGATCTGCCACACCATGGACGAGTGCCTCTCTGCCGCAACGGAGCTCGGCTATCCCGTCGTCGTGCGGCCGTCCTTCACGATGGGTGGGCTCGGGTCCGGGTTCGCCTACGACGAGACCGACCTGCGGCGGATCGCCGGCGCCGGGCTGCAGTACTCGCCGGTGACCGAGGTGCTCCTGGAGGAGTCGATCCTCGGGTGGAAGGAGTACGAGCTCGAGGTGATGCGCGACCACGCGGACAACGTGGTGGTGGTCTGCTCGATCGAGAACCTCGACCCGATGGGGGTGCACACCGGTGACTCGATCACGGTGGCGCCGGCGCTGACCCTGACCGACCGCGAGTACCAGCGGCTGCGCGACATCGGCATCGCCGTGATCCGCGAGGTCGGCGTCGACACCGGCGGCTGCAACATCCAGTTCGCGGTCAACCCGGTCGACGGCCGGATCATCGTCATCGAGATGAACCCGCGGGTCTCCCGCTCGTCGGCGCTGGCGTCCAAGGCGACCGGCTTCCCGATCGCCAAGATCGCCGCCAAGATGGCGATCGGCTACACGCTCGACGAGGTGCCCAACGACATCACCCGCGAGACCCCGGCATCGTTCGAGCCGTCGCTCGACTACATCGTGGTGAAGGTGCCGCGGTTCGCGTTCGAGAAGTTCCCGGCCGCCGACCCGACCCTCACCACCACGATGAAGTCGGTCGGCGAGGCGATGGCGATCGGCCGCAACTTCACCGAGGCGCTGCAGAAGGCACTGCGGTCGATGGAGCGCAGTGGCAGCACCTTCCACTGGGACGGCCCCACCCCCAGCCAGGAGCAGGCGCGAACCCTGCTGCACACGGCCAGGACACCCACCGACGGCCGGATCGTCACGGTGCAGCAGGCGATGCGCGGTGGCCTCTCGGTCGAAGAGGTCCACGAGGAGACGGGCATCGACCCGTGGTTCCTCGACCAGATGGCGCTCATCAACGCGATCGCCGACCGCGTCGCCGCTGCAGCCGAGCTGACCCCCGACCTGCTGCGGCTGGCCAAGCGACACGGGTTCAGCGACACCCAGCTCGCCGGCCTGCGGGGTATGCCGGAGGCGGTCGTCCGCGGGGTGCGGCACGCCCTGGGGGTGCGCCCGGTCTACAAGACCGTCGACACCTGTGCTGCCGAGTTCGCGGCGACGACGCCGTACCACTACAGCGCCTACGACGAGGAGACCGAGGTGGCGCCCCGCGAGCGGCCGGCCGTCCTCATCCTCGGCAGCGGCCCCAACCGGATCGGGCAGGGCGTCGAGTTCGACTACTCCTGTGTCCACGCCAGCTTCGCCCTGCGCGATGCCGGCTACGACACGGTGATGGTCAACTGCAACCCCGAGACCGTGTCGACCGACTACGACACGAGCAGCCGCCTCTACTTCGAGCCGCTGACCCTCGAGGACGTGCTCGAGGTCGTGCACGCCGAGCAGCAGGCCGGCCCGGTGGCGGGCGTCATCGTCCAGCTCGGCGGGCAGACGCCGCTCGGCCTCGCCAAGGCCCTCAAGGAGGCCGGTGTGCCGATCGTCGGCACCAGCCCCGAGGCCATCGACCTCGCGGAGGACCGCGGCGCGTTCGGGCGGGTGCTCGCCGAGGCGCAGCTGCCGGCTCCCAAGCACGGCACGGCCTACAGCGCCGCCGAGGCGGTCGAGGTGGCGCGGGAGATCGGCTACCCGGTCCTCGTGCGACCGTCGTACGTGCTGGGTGGCCGCGGCATGGAGATCGTCTACGACGACGACACGCTGGCCACCTACGTCACGCGGGCCACGGTGGCCAGCCCCGAGCACCCGGTGCTGGTCGACCGGTTCCTCGACGACGCCATCGAGATCGACGTGGACGCCCTCTACGACGGCACCGAGATGTACCTCGGCGGGATCATGGAGCACATCGAGGAGGCCGGCATCCACTCCGGTGACTCGGCGTGCACCCTCCCGCCGGTCACGCTCGGGGTGGCCGAGCTCGAGCGGGTCCGGGAGGCCACTCTGCGACTGGCGGAGGGCATCGGGGTCCGGGGGCTGATGAACGTCCAGTTCGCCCTCGCCCAGGACATCCTCTACGTGCTCGAGGCCAACCCGCGCGCCTCCCGCACCGTGCCCTTCGTGGCGAAGGCGACCGGGGTGCCCGTCTCCAAGGCGGCCGCCCGCGTCATGCTCGGCGCCTCGATCAAGGAGCTGCGCGAGGAGGGGCTGCTGCCCCCGCACGGTGACGGTGGGTCGATGCCGAGCCACGCCCCGGTCGCGGTCAAGGAGGCGGTGCTGCCGTTCAAGCGGTTCCGCACCAGGGACGGCCAGGTGGTCGACAGCCTGCTGGGGCCGGAGATGCGGTCCACCGGCGAGGTCATGGGGATCGACCAGGACTTCGGGACTGCCTTCGCCAAGGGCATGCTGGCGGCGGGTTCGGGTCTGCCGCGCGAGGGCCGGATCTTCGTGTCGGTCGCGAACCGTGACAAGCGGGCGATGATCTTCCCGGTCAAGCGCCTGGCCGACCTCGGCTTCACCATCGTCGCCACCACGGGCACCGCGGATGTGCTGCGGCGCAACGGGATCCCCTCCGAGGTGGTGCACAAGCACAGCGAACGCGAAGCGGGTGACTCGAGCATCGTCGACCTCATCCTCGACGGCCAGATCGCGATGGTGGTCAACACGCCGAGCGGTCCCAACGCCCGAGCCGACGGCTACGCGATCCGCGCGGCGACCACCTCGATGGACCGACCGATCGTCACCACCGTGCAGGAGCTGGCAGCGGCGGTGCAGGGCATCGAGGCGCAGATGCAGGGCGACTTCACCGTCAAGCCGTTGCAGGAGCACGCTCGGGACCTCGACCTCTACGGCGCCGGCGCCGGGGGAGGTGCCGCGTGA
- the carA gene encoding glutamine-hydrolyzing carbamoyl-phosphate synthase small subunit, translated as MSAVAAGFDLDRPPAILVLEDGRSFRGDAYGAPGQTVGEAVFSTGMTGYQETLTDPSYHRQVVVMTAPHVGNTGINDEDDESSRFWVAGYVVRDPALRPSSWRSRRSLEDELVAQGIVGISGIDTRALTRHLRERGAMRVGIFSGELAQRPVTELVAAVQDAPQMTGAALAAEVTTKERYVVPAVGERRFTVAAVDLGIKAMTPTLLARQGIEVHVLPATATFDDIRAVGDGGPDGVFFSNGPGDPATADAEVAVLRQVLDARIPFFGICFGNQLLGRALGFGTYKLKYGHRGINQPVMDRTTGKVEVTAHNHGFAVDAPTDREVAAPADAEGTAYGRVRVSHVCLNDDVVEGLECLDLPAYSVQYHPEAAAGPHDAAYLFDRFVGLMERRGLREDTSDEGARPGPPTSATKSMSDAGEDK; from the coding sequence ATGAGCGCCGTTGCCGCCGGATTCGACCTGGACCGACCGCCCGCCATCCTCGTCCTGGAGGACGGTCGCAGCTTCCGCGGTGACGCCTACGGCGCCCCCGGCCAGACCGTGGGTGAGGCGGTCTTCTCCACCGGGATGACCGGCTACCAGGAGACCCTGACCGACCCGAGCTACCACCGTCAGGTCGTCGTGATGACGGCCCCGCACGTCGGCAACACCGGCATCAACGACGAGGACGACGAGTCGAGCCGGTTCTGGGTGGCCGGCTACGTCGTGCGCGACCCTGCGCTCCGCCCGTCGAGCTGGCGATCGCGCCGCTCGCTCGAGGACGAGCTCGTCGCGCAGGGGATCGTCGGCATCAGCGGGATCGACACGCGTGCCCTGACCCGCCACCTGCGCGAGCGCGGTGCGATGCGGGTCGGCATCTTCTCCGGCGAGCTGGCCCAGCGGCCGGTGACCGAGCTCGTGGCTGCGGTCCAGGACGCCCCGCAGATGACCGGCGCCGCCCTGGCCGCCGAGGTCACGACCAAGGAGCGGTATGTCGTGCCGGCCGTGGGGGAGCGGCGGTTCACCGTCGCGGCCGTCGACCTCGGCATCAAGGCGATGACCCCGACGCTGCTGGCCCGGCAGGGCATCGAGGTGCACGTGCTGCCCGCCACCGCGACGTTCGACGACATCCGGGCGGTCGGCGACGGCGGACCGGACGGCGTGTTCTTCTCCAACGGCCCCGGCGACCCGGCCACTGCGGACGCAGAGGTCGCGGTGCTGCGCCAGGTGCTCGACGCGCGCATCCCGTTCTTCGGGATCTGCTTCGGCAACCAGCTCCTCGGCCGGGCGCTCGGCTTCGGCACCTACAAGCTCAAGTACGGCCACCGCGGCATCAACCAGCCGGTCATGGACCGCACCACCGGCAAGGTCGAGGTGACCGCCCACAACCACGGGTTCGCGGTCGACGCCCCCACCGACCGCGAGGTGGCCGCGCCCGCGGACGCCGAGGGCACGGCATACGGGCGGGTGCGGGTGTCGCACGTGTGCCTCAACGACGACGTGGTCGAAGGTTTGGAGTGCCTCGACCTGCCGGCCTACTCGGTGCAGTACCACCCGGAGGCCGCAGCCGGCCCGCACGACGCCGCCTACCTGTTCGACCGGTTCGTGGGGCTGATGGAGCGGCGAGGACTGCGGGAGGACACGAGCGACGAAGGAGCGAGGCCCGGACCGCCGACGAGCGCGACGAAGAGCATGAGCGACGCAGGAGAGGACAAGTAG
- a CDS encoding PH-like domain-containing protein, which translates to MTRLQAVGVMLVALGLIYALLYAGWVRKRHLHESAAIAAERDRTSRDHSIEAPVFKEKPAQVIVEGTYISTTTADNRLERVTVEGLGNRSRATLVVTRGDADELVRIDRQGEATVVIPAARLRSARRERGMVGKFVGANRVVVLQWRAENGDIYETGFLPRYKADVERVESALWWHTGDSDETPDETPDATPDATPVETPDATPDATPVEKPKTTGETTS; encoded by the coding sequence GTGACCCGTCTGCAAGCCGTCGGCGTCATGCTCGTGGCCCTCGGGCTGATCTACGCCCTCCTGTATGCCGGGTGGGTGCGCAAGCGCCACCTGCACGAGTCCGCGGCGATCGCCGCGGAGCGGGACCGCACCTCGCGCGACCACTCGATCGAGGCCCCGGTGTTCAAGGAGAAGCCGGCGCAGGTCATTGTCGAGGGCACCTACATCAGCACGACGACCGCGGACAACCGCCTCGAACGGGTCACCGTCGAGGGGTTGGGCAACCGGTCGCGCGCCACCCTGGTGGTCACCCGGGGCGATGCCGACGAGCTGGTGCGGATCGACCGCCAGGGTGAGGCGACGGTCGTCATCCCCGCGGCCCGGCTCCGCTCGGCGCGGCGCGAGCGCGGGATGGTCGGCAAGTTCGTCGGCGCCAACCGGGTCGTGGTCCTGCAGTGGCGCGCCGAGAACGGCGACATCTACGAGACCGGCTTCCTGCCCCGCTACAAGGCCGACGTCGAGCGCGTCGAGTCGGCCCTCTGGTGGCACACCGGGGACAGCGACGAGACACCCGACGAGACGCCCGACGCCACACCCGACGCCACGCCCGTCGAGACGCCCGACGCCACACCCGACGCCACGCCCGTCGAGAAGCCCAAGACCACAGGAGAGACGACTTCATGA